The Leguminivora glycinivorella isolate SPB_JAAS2020 chromosome 1, LegGlyc_1.1, whole genome shotgun sequence genome includes a region encoding these proteins:
- the LOC125231743 gene encoding mucin-2-like isoform X1, with protein MKTILLILYIIRTSRPSCTHFIQPVDACVQSEICNHTWIPICGQNEKTSMRRTFGDLCDMLEHNCDFKTEYKEISREECVKTTTTLARKSILKLYRDITTATYTNDDDDYLTNLPVNVTTMSTFYLRAPVESTEAITVFSTISESPLINVLTHGSEYRRQITDPSPLSFRKNEPIVSGMCTCGAPSTTTPTTTVILPTEPYKACTCSTPTNTPNSTKTTTPTTNTTTTPITNTTSTSTSATTPINIISILPTEPLKACTCSTPTNTPNSTTTSTPTTNTTTTLITNTTSTSTSATTPINTISILPTEPLKACTCSTPTNTPNSTTTSTLTTNTTTTPITKTTSTSTSDTTPIKTISILPTEPFKGCTCSTSTNTPNSTTISTPTTNTTTTLITNTTSTSTSATTPINTISILPTEPLKACTCSTPPNTPNSTTTSTLTTNTTTTPITKTTSTSTSDTTPIKTISILPTEPFKGCTCSTPTNTPNSTTTSTPTINTTTTLITTTTSTSTSATTPINTISILPTEPFKGCTCSTPPNTRTSTTTSTPTTTSTSMTTKESNLVHGRACTCSTSTPTITTGTQQSTTSTSTSPNSSVSTEVSSVTTTDSTPWKGCGHPGCDIVATWATTVKGETRDYFQILRSKYGHVPFRRRKHIQTLKYATRYPPGFRFSRPRRRYRFRPLGPYKRFYGQQVAG; from the exons ATGAAAACGATACTTTTAATTC tgtaTATTATTCGTACAAGTAGACCATCTTGCACACACTTTATACAA CCCGTTGATGCTTGCGTACAATCCGAAATTTGTAATCATACGTGGATTCCTATTTGCGGACAAAATGAAAAGACCTCAATGAGACGAACATTCGGTGACTTGTGTGATATGTTGGAACACAACTGTGATTTTAAAACAG AATACAAGGAAATAAGCCGAGAAGAGTGTGTAAAAACAACCACTACATTAGCGCGTAAATCAATATTAAAACTCTACAGGGATATAACTACAGCTACATATACGAATGACGACGATGATTACCTTACTAATCTTCCTGTAAATGTTACAACGATGTCCACATTTTATTTGAGAGCGCCTGTAGAATCGACAGAGGCTATCACAGTTTTCAGTACAATCTCAGAAAGCCCACTGATTAACGTTCTCACACATGGGTCCGAATATCGGCGTCAAATCACAGATCCATCACCTCTTTCATTTAGAAAAAATGAGCCAATAGTTAGTGGAATGTGTACCTGTGGTGCACCTAGTACTACTACTCCTACGACTACGGTTATTTTGCCTACGGAGCCATATAAAGCATGCACTTGTTCCACGCCCACTAATACACCGAATTCTACTAAAACTACTACTCCGACAACCAATACAACTACTACTCCGATAACCAATACAACTAGCACATCGACGTCCGCTACAACTCccattaatataataagtattttgcCTACGGAGCCATTAAAAGCATGCACTTGTTCCACGCCCACTAATACACCGAATTCTACTACAACTTCTACTCCGACAACCAATACAACTACTACTCTGATAACCAATACAACTAGCACATCGACGTCCGCTACAACTCCCATTAATACAATAAGTATTTTGCCTACGGAGCCATTAAAAGCATGTACTTGTTCCACGCCCACTAATACACCGAATTCTACTACAACTTCTACTCTGACAACCAATACAACTACTACTCCGATAACCAAAACAACTAGCACATCGACGTCCGATACAACTCCCATTAAAACAATAAGTATTTTGCCTACGGAGCCTTTCAAAGGATGCACTTGTTCCACGTCCACTAATACACCGAATTCTACTACAATTTCTACTCCGACAACCAATACAACTACTACTCTGATAACCAATACAACTAGCACATCGACGTCCGCTACAACTCCCATTAATACAATAAGTATTTTGCCTACGGAGCCATTAAAAGCATGCACTTGTTCCACGCCCCCTAATACACCGAATTCTACTACAACTTCTACTCTGACAACCAATACAACTACTACTCCGATAACCAAAACAACTAGCACATCGACGTCCGATACAACTCCCATTAAAACAATAAGTATTTTGCCTACGGAGCCTTTCAAAGGATGCACTTGTTCCACGCCCACTAATACACCGAATTCTACTACGACTTCTACTCCGACAATCAATACAACTACTACTCTGATAACCACTACAACTAGCACATCGACGTCCGCTACAACTCCCATTAATACAATAAGTATTTTACCTACAGAGCCATTCAAAGGATGCACTTGTTCCACGCCCCCTAATACGCGGACGTCTACCACAACTAGTACACCAACAACCACTAGTACATCAATGACTACAAAAGAATCTAATTTAGTCCATGGTAGAGCATGCACGTGTTCAACATCTACTCCTACAATAACAACGGGAACACAACAATCTACAACCTCTACAAGCACATCACCTAACTCTAGCGTGTCTACAGAGGTGTCTAGTGTAACGACAACAGATTCAACGCCATGGAAAGGGTGTGGACATCCTGGATGCGATATTGTGGCCACCTGGGCGACCACTGTCAAAGGTGAAACGAGAGACTATTTCCAGATTCTTAGAAGCAAATACGGCCACGTTCCTTTCAGAAGAAGGAAACATATTCAAACATTGAAATATGCCACTCGTTATCCTCCAGGATTTCGCTTTTCAAGGCCTCGACGTCGTTATCGCTTTCGTCCTTTGGGTCCTTATAAACGATTTTATGGACAACAGGTTGCAGGCTAG
- the LOC125231743 gene encoding mucin-2-like isoform X2, whose translation MRRTFGDLCDMLEHNCDFKTEYKEISREECVKTTTTLARKSILKLYRDITTATYTNDDDDYLTNLPVNVTTMSTFYLRAPVESTEAITVFSTISESPLINVLTHGSEYRRQITDPSPLSFRKNEPIVSGMCTCGAPSTTTPTTTVILPTEPYKACTCSTPTNTPNSTKTTTPTTNTTTTPITNTTSTSTSATTPINIISILPTEPLKACTCSTPTNTPNSTTTSTPTTNTTTTLITNTTSTSTSATTPINTISILPTEPLKACTCSTPTNTPNSTTTSTLTTNTTTTPITKTTSTSTSDTTPIKTISILPTEPFKGCTCSTSTNTPNSTTISTPTTNTTTTLITNTTSTSTSATTPINTISILPTEPLKACTCSTPPNTPNSTTTSTLTTNTTTTPITKTTSTSTSDTTPIKTISILPTEPFKGCTCSTPTNTPNSTTTSTPTINTTTTLITTTTSTSTSATTPINTISILPTEPFKGCTCSTPPNTRTSTTTSTPTTTSTSMTTKESNLVHGRACTCSTSTPTITTGTQQSTTSTSTSPNSSVSTEVSSVTTTDSTPWKGCGHPGCDIVATWATTVKGETRDYFQILRSKYGHVPFRRRKHIQTLKYATRYPPGFRFSRPRRRYRFRPLGPYKRFYGQQVAG comes from the exons ATGAGACGAACATTCGGTGACTTGTGTGATATGTTGGAACACAACTGTGATTTTAAAACAG AATACAAGGAAATAAGCCGAGAAGAGTGTGTAAAAACAACCACTACATTAGCGCGTAAATCAATATTAAAACTCTACAGGGATATAACTACAGCTACATATACGAATGACGACGATGATTACCTTACTAATCTTCCTGTAAATGTTACAACGATGTCCACATTTTATTTGAGAGCGCCTGTAGAATCGACAGAGGCTATCACAGTTTTCAGTACAATCTCAGAAAGCCCACTGATTAACGTTCTCACACATGGGTCCGAATATCGGCGTCAAATCACAGATCCATCACCTCTTTCATTTAGAAAAAATGAGCCAATAGTTAGTGGAATGTGTACCTGTGGTGCACCTAGTACTACTACTCCTACGACTACGGTTATTTTGCCTACGGAGCCATATAAAGCATGCACTTGTTCCACGCCCACTAATACACCGAATTCTACTAAAACTACTACTCCGACAACCAATACAACTACTACTCCGATAACCAATACAACTAGCACATCGACGTCCGCTACAACTCccattaatataataagtattttgcCTACGGAGCCATTAAAAGCATGCACTTGTTCCACGCCCACTAATACACCGAATTCTACTACAACTTCTACTCCGACAACCAATACAACTACTACTCTGATAACCAATACAACTAGCACATCGACGTCCGCTACAACTCCCATTAATACAATAAGTATTTTGCCTACGGAGCCATTAAAAGCATGTACTTGTTCCACGCCCACTAATACACCGAATTCTACTACAACTTCTACTCTGACAACCAATACAACTACTACTCCGATAACCAAAACAACTAGCACATCGACGTCCGATACAACTCCCATTAAAACAATAAGTATTTTGCCTACGGAGCCTTTCAAAGGATGCACTTGTTCCACGTCCACTAATACACCGAATTCTACTACAATTTCTACTCCGACAACCAATACAACTACTACTCTGATAACCAATACAACTAGCACATCGACGTCCGCTACAACTCCCATTAATACAATAAGTATTTTGCCTACGGAGCCATTAAAAGCATGCACTTGTTCCACGCCCCCTAATACACCGAATTCTACTACAACTTCTACTCTGACAACCAATACAACTACTACTCCGATAACCAAAACAACTAGCACATCGACGTCCGATACAACTCCCATTAAAACAATAAGTATTTTGCCTACGGAGCCTTTCAAAGGATGCACTTGTTCCACGCCCACTAATACACCGAATTCTACTACGACTTCTACTCCGACAATCAATACAACTACTACTCTGATAACCACTACAACTAGCACATCGACGTCCGCTACAACTCCCATTAATACAATAAGTATTTTACCTACAGAGCCATTCAAAGGATGCACTTGTTCCACGCCCCCTAATACGCGGACGTCTACCACAACTAGTACACCAACAACCACTAGTACATCAATGACTACAAAAGAATCTAATTTAGTCCATGGTAGAGCATGCACGTGTTCAACATCTACTCCTACAATAACAACGGGAACACAACAATCTACAACCTCTACAAGCACATCACCTAACTCTAGCGTGTCTACAGAGGTGTCTAGTGTAACGACAACAGATTCAACGCCATGGAAAGGGTGTGGACATCCTGGATGCGATATTGTGGCCACCTGGGCGACCACTGTCAAAGGTGAAACGAGAGACTATTTCCAGATTCTTAGAAGCAAATACGGCCACGTTCCTTTCAGAAGAAGGAAACATATTCAAACATTGAAATATGCCACTCGTTATCCTCCAGGATTTCGCTTTTCAAGGCCTCGACGTCGTTATCGCTTTCGTCCTTTGGGTCCTTATAAACGATTTTATGGACAACAGGTTGCAGGCTAG